The sequence below is a genomic window from Dermacentor albipictus isolate Rhodes 1998 colony chromosome 2, USDA_Dalb.pri_finalv2, whole genome shotgun sequence.
TTTTATTTGCCAAACCATTTTGCAAGAAAGGTAGACACTTACAAAACGTTACATTCCAGCAACCTAGCTTATGAATAAAAAGGAAGCGTACAGGCAATCATGCAATCAAGCTTTAGTGCTacaatcacttttgcgagatttcacACAACTCGGTAGTGGATACGTCAATTTATACGGTCAACAGCACTCCTGGCGCTGCGTAACGATAGCAAGCCAGACACAGTGCCAGGAATGCTATCAATCATATGCTCACGAGTGCGGTGCTGAATCACCCGACACCTCGAGAAAGTGACAGTACTCTCTCAATGTGATCGCCCAAGGATAGTGCCTTAGGAGTTACAAATGGTACTACATCGAAACTTTGTACGCTCAGTCTAAGAGCGGCAACGATGAATGCACGGAAAGACACATCACAATAAGAAAGTCTCTGAGACATTTTCAGAAGTTAAAGGTTCTTTTTATGACAGAAACTTGTCGGGAAACTATCAGACATGCATGCATGGGTGTGCGTGTGTAATGGGCTACATATGAATCTGGAGGCAACAATGGTGCCATCTCAGTGGCAGCAGGGAACTGAATGCACCGTAGCTTTGACAATATTGAAATGCCCCTCCCCACTTTATAAAAACATGTTTTTGCTAGCCAAGAAAAGCACAGGGGGCAGTGCGGAAAGGCATTTCACATACCTTGTTCAGCATCTTCAGGTCGTCAAGTATTTCACCATCGTCCAAGAGGAAGTTTAGCTGGGGTGCTGGCGTCAAGGTACAATAGCGCATTGCAAATGCACTCAAGCTAGCACACAATGATCTACAAGGATGTGTCTGGCCATAACACATTGATAAAACTGAATCTCTTTACGGCAAACACTTATGAAAGTTGCTGTCCACCTAAGCTTCCACGAAATTACAAAGGAAACTTTTTTCTTAGAAACAAAGcccctcgcagttgaaaaaaaaaggaagtcctAGTCCAGCGTAGATTTCTGAAGAATTTGTTTACTCACTCAATGttcctgcacaaaaaaaaaaaacccacggaGATATACGTCAATCTGGCCTATAAGGCAACGTGTTTGTCTTTTCTTGTCACAGCCCTGTTCTTTTAGCACTGCTTCCTTCAAGTTAAACCTGAGCAACTGATACATCAAAGACGCTGAAACTGTACAAGCGAGTTCTCAAACCATTGGTTGGAAGTACTAAGGGTTTGCTTGCTGGATGTTCTTAGTGATGGTTCATTACCAACGTCGCCTGCGTGTTCTCGCCGATACCCTGGTCATACAGTCACTTCAGGGCTTCTACGCAGGCTGCGTTGCAGGATGGCACCATCAACTTTCACTGCCGTAGCCACACAATCTCCTAGCTGACCTCCACGGTGTAAGAAACAAAAACGAGATTAGCACTGCCTAAAAACAAATGCATGGAGAAATTGTCTATTCGACTGAGGTACTATACGAAAAGCAATATTTATTTTGTAGTCATTCATAACTACGTTTTAAGGCACAATTTCTGGATTCTGACACCGGGTGCATTGCTGGCTGTTTGACACTAAGCACGTTGGCGTTCACCAGAGCATCATGACTGCAAAACTCCCCTAAACAGGTATGCTGTAAACGCTGCAAGTGTATTCCATCTACAGTGTGAAATGGTGATAGCAATAGCTGGTGCAACTCTACATAACCACCACTTCTGATTGTTGTTCTTTCCTTTGCTTCACTTAGTGCCATGACAGGTGCTGTTCAAATGCTGCACCATTCCTATGCTTTATCCTCTCTTTCCTCTTCATTTTATTTTACaattaagctttctttttttgtaacaaATATTACAGCTGGTAGCTAGAACAGCTACTAACTTTATTATTTAACATGCAAAGACCTAGTGTTTACGATGTAGGCTACTGCAATACAATATTGTAGTGGTAAGTGTGCTGCTATGACAACCTGCAGAAACCTGTAGCTCAAATGCCATGGTTGTCATAAAAGTAGATCACATGGCAACTTACATTATACCAGTCATTGTCATCATCACCACTGTAAATCCCAGAATGGCTCCTTCATGCTGCTTCAGAAATGCTGTACAATATGTCTGGCACAGTTGCATGGATAATGTGAACAGAACACAAGCATTGAAAAGATATTAGGTGAAGTCTTTCGCCTCTTTTCGGGCATGGGAAGAGGATCATTTGGTCTTCTGCGTAGTTTTCTCGTTGTCACAGACTTCACCTCCATGGAATCTGCACACCACGGCAAGCTGGAACCTTAAACGAGACAACTTCAGTGCAGCTGGCAAAGAAAAGGCAAGCGAGcaagcaaacagaaaaaaaaacgcgaaattCAAAAGAAACCAAACCAACACACATGCACTACAAAATTGAGAACATGCACTTGAAGAAATGGTAACATGAACAGCATATTTCTTGAACAAGCACAAGCCAATAAGGTCAACATGCCAGacagcctcccccccccacctcaGCACTGAACTAACAACTCTTTTAACTAGAAACACAGCTTCCGCCAATTAAAAGGGCATGCATAAATAGAGTTGTTTAGAGCTGAAAGCACAGAGATTATTGTTTGTAGGCACGTACAGTAACCCCACTCATACGTCTTTTTGGCAGGTATTACGCATTCAGCTGCTGTTGCTTCATACATCAACTCAAGTAACACTGTTAATCAGTCAAATAAATTGGCATTTTTTATTCCAGAAATTTCCCCGCAAAAAGCTAGAAAGGGCAACAACGTATGGTCATGATCAAATGATGCCAGCTTGTAATGGCCTCGACGAAGGCTAACTTGTTATGACAAAACATGGCTCAACAGACCAACATCTCTCATCGTTTAGATTCTGATAACAGTCATTGCAGGTCTCATGCTGATGGCCTTTACCTATTCTCCTTCTCCTCAGCAAAGTAATGAAGCATGCAATGTCATTTCACTGCAGTGAAATAAGCACAAGATTGTCACTCATCTTAATGAAGTGACGGGCTGTGCCAACAAGTGCCTGACAAGCTAAAAGTTTGTGGTCATCAGATTTCTTTTCTATTCCTATTAAAGGTAAACCAAtgctagaatatatatatatatttttgaacAGCGGAAGATTCACCTGCATTCGTAGCCAGACAAATTTGTATGAATAGATTACAATAATGATTACCctgaaagcgaaattattcggataataaaaaaaatagttttcagTGTTTCCAATGTAGTATTCTGAAGCCATCTCATTAAATTTAAAATTAAATGGTCAGAAATGTCTGACAAAACAAAATTCATGGGCCATTCACAGTCAGAAACTGCCCATGTTTCACACTGATGCTGCTGTGTGTGTTGCTAGCTGACACTgcaaattaccgtatttacttgcataatgatcgcacttgcatagtgatcgcacccctgaattatGTCGTCAAAGTTTGATTATTTtcctttcccatgtaatgatcgcaccctgaacttgttgcagtgatatgtcgtgtgccaagcctagctaatgatgatcatgcttaccatctgtcaaatgctacgcgaacgacttttgaagacataccaagcggtctgcacacacCCAACATactaagcagatgccccatttcattcctttcatcccTTTTCGCacttacatgaaaaaaaaagaactacaatcaaacttgcctcggctttattatttgtaggcgtCAAATAATGGTTTTTGTCAACAAGGACAACATAAAAGGCGCTTTCCATCCTTCTCGTCTACACTCATGGAcacgcaacaaatcgtgagcagcaacgatagtggccatgtTTCTACTGATACGTtatgcttgtaacgcagctaagacaTTCGCCCACCCTTAGGGGAAACGTGCCATATCAGGATaacagtgaagacaaatgccgcagtttctgcagcatgcccaccatgtgtttctatgttactggcagctaagcacacccatctctgtttctgtcccctcagagtggacatggctacattataattattgctgcaaacttgccgatattaatgatattattcgtTACTGacatggaagaaactgtttcaatgcgcttaatgtactcacgagaagaaaaataatcacgTTCGGCGTACTCCACAGGctggcatttttgttttcatgtccCGCACCGACAGATGCTGACAGCGGCAGCCTCCTGCTAGTTGACCCATTGTCATCCCGCAGTaaatgtgggatgaaaaaaagaaaatatttctttttgtagGATACTTAACCTGTCTAATGACCGCACCCCTGAATctgcgtcaatttttttgacaaaaaaagtgcgatcattatgcgagaaaATACGGTAGTTCTGATGACCCGAACACTGCAAAGCGACTAATTCATTTGTATACATGTTTCTGCACCAGCTGTGGCCTTATATCTGCTCGAACATGATCCTGAGTATTGATCTGTGTGTGCAATAACACACATTTGTTTCAGACTGTGCCTTACTTAATTTCAGATAGGCCAAACTAAACCTGTGGCCCTTACAAGTTTGAATTAATGTGAGTAGGAAACTACACAGCAATAACAAACCTTATTTTTCTATAGCTCTTGGGGATGCTTTACCCAACTCTGACTGTGTTATATGCATGCTAATGCTTTAGTATCTGTTATTTCTGCATGCGATAATGAGGATCTCTGTTAAAAATCATGTATCACTCAAATGTGCATGAGAACGCCATGCTGTGGCAATGAACAACTATGGCATGCACACAGACTGAGAAGCCAATCACATGAAAATGGCATTAGCCTACATGCTAACAGCAATGGTGCGGCTTTTTAGTGCAACATGCTCCGCAACAGTCTTTCAAGTCATGCCAAAGTGGCTGCATTACTCTCTGGCTGCATGACAATGGCACAGTCTACATGACATTGAGATTGTCTACGTGACAAGGACACTGACCGCAAGGTGCAAGCCTACCTCCGGTGAGCTCAATGGTGCTCCTCTCCGATTCCACCATACGTCGTTTCTCTTCCAGTTCCATTATGAGCGATTCACGCAGGTCTATCTTCTTCTCTTCAAACTCCCGGACAGCTGCTTTTTTCTCATGGATGTATTCTCGCTCCACACGCTCAATCTAAGACGAAGGGGTTAGaggatgggagaaaaaaaagaagagctatGAAGAGATGGAAACAGCGAATCTGACAATAACAAGATACAAAGTGTGCAGGGTGGTATCCTTCAACACCGTGCGTTTTGGCTGTGCAGGGCTTTGTGTAAACTCTCCAGCTGGTTTGAGAATGTGTGCACACCAATCACTGGTTTGCACTGGTAAAAATTAACATTGGTTGCTTCTGAAAGAAGTCCCAAAGTTGAGAAAAGTTGCGATGGGACGTTGTGGTACTCATGAGCCACTTGGCCATCGTTCTTGTCTGGTGCGTCCTCACAATTTACAGTGCGCTGTCGCCGGTACTCAGCGCATTAGAGGACGAACATGCATAAGTGCTCTGAAATGCTGGTGCTTGAAACAAGGTGCAGTAGTAGTAGATCTAAGGTCCCTAGATAAACAAGTTTCAAGGTAGTGCCATTCCTTCATCTAGCTGCCGTCCTCCTCATCCTGCTGTGCTTTCACCACTGCCCATGCGTGATTGGTCTAGTGCGATAATGAAGCATTTACACGTGCCCACACTGATCACCAGCGCCCCCAAAAGGTTGCCAAGTTTTTTTCACGTAGCATGGTTTACGCCAACATATGCATGAATAATGGTTTACGGCACAGAATGCAGTTTCTAAGTGATTATTAATAATAAATTTAGTACAACTCAAATGAAAAGCTAGTTGTCTTTGCACATGTTAAGAGCAAAAGTTATGGCGCTAAGTAGACAAGGAAGAGACGAGACACAAACAACACATACGGGCACCATATATGTCACCTGTATATGTTGTTTGTGTCTCAACTTGTCTGCTTAGCACTGTAACTTTGGTTTTtaagtcatgaaccaactagctctaCAACAAGTTTTGTTAAGAGGTTTGGAACCTCAGGGGCACCAGCAGCACTCCACGTAGTAGAAGAaatggaggaggagggaagtgagaAAGGGGAAATAAGGCTACCTTTAAATTTATCTGGCAACCTTAGGAGACAGTAACACACCTCGTGACATTGGAAGACCTCGTTCATGAAAAGCCGCTCTTGGTAGAGTTGCTCAATCTTGCGCAACCGCTTGACGTACTCGGGGTGGGTGTCGTCCTTGAGCTGTGCCAACTGCTTTTTCAGAGTGGCGAGCTTGTCCCTGTACATTCTAAAAGAAAATCAAGCCATACCATGTCAAATGACTGTTCAGTTTTCAAACTGCAGGAACTGGACATCGTATTAAAGGAAGTATACTGACATGACATTTGTGACTCATCATTTGTGTCATTTGTTCCCTCTCTTTAAACAAGGTCTAATCCCTCTAAACCCAAGAAATTATACTGTTAAATGTCAGAGCACCCTAAATAAATTACCATTATATACTTCTTTATATGAACTAGCTTCAGTTACGATATCTGTGTTGTCGATGCGGCATGATGTCATAATAAATTGGCTCACTCCGTTTCTGGAACAGCTTCAGCTGCCACAAGTGAGCACAGCTCTTCTGTTTACTTTAAAGCAGTAGCTTTTCTTAGCTCGTTCCCCAGTTTCATGCCCTTCGCAGCATCCTGTCATGGCCCCTTTAACCATTAGCACTATTACCAGATCGGTATGTAGCAGATGTTACCGTGGCATTGTTACCCATATCGATCTGATCACTCAGAAGGAAGCAAAGGTCGGGGCTTAATGGACTTGCACCGTCAGAGCTCAGTTccctgcaacaccaccagatagTGTTGCCTTCCGCGTGGATAACTCCACGCGGGTATGCTGACTGTTTCGCTACCTATAGTTTAAAGGCATCCAAACACGTTGGTGTGCACATGTGCATTGGCTGCGCCACAAATTCGACCTCCTTGTGAACCTGTAGCAGGAAGTCCTTGAAGGCAGCAAACCATGGCCCTTACAGGAACATGTGCTGGAGGCGGCAGCAACGCAGTGCAGGGCAGCTGTCGAGAAGAAATCCACCCTCCAGCTCTACGGTGCCCAAAGAAGCGATACAGACAAAGAACAGCGGCTGTGTGACAACATCAAAGGCAGCGCGCTGCTCTTTAAGGAACGGGTGCGAGCCTTACGCATGCTGGTCTACCGCCACTGCTTTGACCCTACACCCACAGCAGAAGCTGCGGAGTGCAGGACCTGCGGAACATCTAATACTTGAGTGCTGACAGGCCTTTTCCCAGCGTCACAGATGGCACTACATTTGCTTGGATACTGGGCTTTGTGGGTACATCAGGTGCGTTGAACACTGCTGTTGTATTGCCTGGCTCCAGTTCTGGTGGCAGGCGATACAGCGGTAAAGACGTGGACCGCAAGAGTGAGTGAATGACGCAGTGACTCCAAGCACTGGTCTTCCCTTTCATGCAGTGTCTTCTGCTAACTTTTTCTCTCTTATGTGCAatgatttcatttttattttttcttcaatcACTTGGCTTGGCTACAGACTTTATAGCTGCCGGATTCAAAGGGAATAACCACAGCATCATCAGCACAGTTGGTGGAACCCACCAATCATGCATGCAGTATCATGGAAGCTTTGTCACAGCATGATCATGCCTCACCTTTCTCTTTGCAAGTCGGTGGCAGTGTGGGCATTTTCTATGGAAGAAGCAGAACTTTTAGACTCCCAAGAGATACTGTGAGCTCAAGATCAGGAGTGAAAATGCCTAGCCCACACCACAGCTGACATTTAAAACATTTATGTTAACACACCTGTAACCACTGTGCAAGTATTTTTTTGTGATTAATGTCATCATACCTAGCCTTATCGCCACACATACTCTGCTGTGTTACGACATCACATTAGTGTCGTCAATGGCAGGTCTGGTGTTTGGTGACAAACTTTGCCATCAAATTATGTCATATGCAAGGTGAGACGCATGTGGTAGAGTTTTCAACAGCTTCCAAACAGGGTGTCTGTTATTACACTGACATTTTAATTTCCCTGATAGTTAGTTTTCCTGACTGTTTGCAGGAATATTACCTGGCAACCTGACATGAGAACAGCACAGCAATAAAGAGAAGAGTACACACACAGAATGCTTAGCGCACAATAAACACAAAGCAGGTTTTCGTGATGAAAATTAAATAGTGCCCCAATATCCGATACATCAACATGGCCTTTCACGACTCAATCGCAAAAATAAAcacgaagaaaaacaaagaaactgtGCACTCCATAAATACATATACCTAGAAATCAAGTTGAAGGAAGAACTGTTGATAAAGCACACCAACCAAGGGATACCTACTGTGCGGGTAATCTAAAATATAACATTTATGGCCCTCCCACGAACATGAAGAAAATTATCTTGGGCATACAAACGGTAATTTACATTAACTGCAACACTTGCCAGCTTCAAttccaaaaaacaaaaagaaacagaagaaactGTGAAATGATTTGCGGTACGCCTGCAGAGTACAGAACTTAAAAGGGGTGGAAGAAAATCATTTAAAAAActagaccaggacgaatttttcttcaacagcgaCGAGGGTTTCTTTCTGAGACATCGGGAAGGGTTTCCTTTGTCGCTAAGTGCTACAAGTCGGGTAGTTGCAAATTTTCCCTTTCAAAATTCATTTTCGCCTACGGAAACGGCTCTTCACTGCGTGAAACCATGGTGAAACATTGGCTGACGTCGCAAGATTTCCGAATTTACgaccagcagctgctgctgcgccACGCGCGGCGTGAGCCGGCAACGATACGACGCTATGAAACGCGTTCCCGCAATCGTAGGAACGAGCTTCAGAATAAACATTAGCAGCGTACATGGGAAACGGCACAACCTTAATACACGTTACGCTGTGGCTAAATGGCGTGCACACGGACTCACTGTTCTTTGATCTCGGTACATTCCTCTTCGCGCTGCTTGACCATGTCCGTCTCGCTTGCATCTTCAGTGTCTGTGATAgatgaaagagaagaaaaaaaaacaattcagaCGGAATAACTGCGTGCGGCAGCGCTGCCTGCAACAGGCACACGCGCATATGTGTGCGCCAGAACATTACAGTTTTAAACTGCACGCCGATGAGCGCATTGCGTTCTCAGCTCAGAGTCTGGGGAAATTTGTATGTGGAAATTAGATCAATGTTTACATCAAATCGCTCGACAGACGGACGGGCTGACGATAGATGGGACAGCGCTGCACATCTAGCTGCTTGCAGCCGGGCCTTCTGCCAGCTTGGAATGCGGCCACGTTCGGAATGCGTTTTGAAGTTATACGCGTCGCTTGGTCAAGCTAGCACTTTCGTGTTGGTCTTGTACGCTCGGCCCTGAAGTCTCGGGGCGGACAGTTCTGAAATGAGAAGAAAAATAGATGCACATGACGGTCACTGTTTTCCCACCTTCATCCGAATCCCTATCGTCGTGATCCAGAAAGTCGTCGCAGTCGACGCTGTTGTCATCGTTGCAATCGACGTCGTTGCCACTTTCTTTATGCATGGATGCGAAGTTTGCCAAGTCCTGCAGGTACATTACAACGAGATCCCTCCGGGTTTGTAGTTTTTGCGCGGGCAGAAACAACCCGTCGCACAAGAGAACGAAAATGCAGGTGAAGACGAAAAGAAAGCAAGCTAACTCGCCCGAGGCGCTGTCCGTTCCCGAAGATCCGAGCTCGACCACTGAACGACAACAAATGTTCCCATTGGCTGAGACAAAACTGCGGCACACAAAATGTATCGTGACGTAATTAACGTCCGCTTCGCGTTTTGCATGTATTGTAAAATTATTTCCACCAAAAACCTAACTTCTTCATACATTAGTTAATGTAATATTTTATTTCGGCAAAGTGCAAGCTGTAGGTGACTACTTCGTTTATTTGTTCCCAACGCACTTCCTTGTTTGTTTGCGCAATGCCTTTGGTTTGCGTTTGACAAAATTCGCGCGTTCTCGTTTACCGCGAGATAAAGCGAGAGGGAGGCGACAATATTCGATCGCTTGGATTCGCAAACAGCGTTTAGTGTGTGTTTTGTGCAATCGCTCGTAATCCGTCGTCATCATGTCTTTCCGAGGAAACGAATGCAGGATCTACGTTGGGAATTTGCCCCCTGACATCAGGAGCAAGGATATTGAGGATTTGTTTTACAAATTCGGCAAGATAACGTTCATCGACTTGAAGAATCGCAGGGGTCCGCCATTCGCTTTTGTTGAATTCGACGACCCAAGGTAAGTGTCCACGTTAGCGTATGGGCGCATTCGTGTAATTCTCAACTAGTATTTGTGCTTTGAGACGTTTGTAGTACTAATTTCAAGCTGTTAGTGATACGTGCAACGCTTGTGCGCATTGTGCTTGTTTCAAGGTTGTTCCTGCCCGGGCACCACCCTTGCCCTTTTGTTTTGTTCAGCGGCTGTGCAGCTGTCCTAGATATCTTATTTTACCGTGGTGCATTGCGTGCTGTGGCGCGTGTGTTCCTCACAATCTGCTTCTCACGTAGAGGCGTGGGCGTAATTAGTTTGAAATAGTCGAGCCTGGCAAAAAAAAGTTTGGCGTGCAAAGGCGACTATGGTTATCCGTTTTATGACGCATAAGAGAGAGAACCCTTTAATGAAAAGCATTATGACGCATGTATATTTTTTAATTATTAGCATCGTTGACTGCAGAGCGTTCCAAGTATTTCGAGGCTATAACGCACGCGTTTCCTTGAGCGTTGCGCAACGCGCCTAATGAGGCAGGCTTCAGTGAGCGTTAAGAGATTTAAACCAGTTAACATGAaatagatgactaacccccgtattcagaaagcTTAACTtaaagcccatgcttgatttgATATAAATGACTCCTGGTGTGAAcgcgcccaagacgctcattgcgtttcttgtggtgcgttcacgacaggcgtcatttaaatcaagtcaacgTGAGCATCAATTTAAGATGCaattctgaatacgggggtaagagtGCGTAAGTCTACCACCAAGCTTAATGGCAAGAAAACCGCGTCTTCTCTGCAGGTTCCGGCAGAGCTGGTCGGTGTGCTTGTTGCATTTAAGCGAAAAGTAACATCCGGGCAATCATCTAGCATTGCAAAGGACGCGAACTGGAGCGCCATTTAGCATGTAGCGGCGCGACCTGGCTGCGTTGCAGCTGTCGCACTGAGCAGCTGCGTTTCGTTTTCATTTGTGGTGTGGCGCGACGTGGCAGACGAAACAAAATAGCGTAATGCCGTGTGGAGTAATACGATGACCCCACGACTCTGGTTGGTGTGTGACAAAAGTTACGCCGCTTACGCTGAGAAAAGGAGCAACACGTGAAGACAAAGAATTATGGATGGATCAAATTTTGTGCACGCATATTTTCTGAGCTAGCTTGCAGAGCCTCGTAATCGGATattggttttggtacgtaaaaccccagaattttttttttttaatgtacactGAATCTGGCAACGCAAAAATCAATACAGTTCTGAAAGTTCAGCCACTTAATTTTTGCGCATTGTTTTACACATCCAAATGGGCTTTCGGGTGTCACTGTAATGTCTGGCACAGAACACTATGTATGTGTGCGTTGTCGCTCTTGTTCCAGTGTTGGGTGCACTATGACTAAGGCCTTCAGTGTATGAGATCCAATCGATTGGCTTGGATTATAGTTCTGTACAAAAATTACCAGAGAGAACTCAAGTGCTGCAAACAATCAACTACCATGTGAATATGATAATGCATAGTTGATTTGCCTAAATAATTGATTTGTCTGAAGTTGTGTTTCCATTATATGTTTAAAATTATGCATTTGTAAAGTCGCAAAGCCAAGCAGCTGTATGGTCCAAACTGTTAACATGCGTGGCAGTGAAATGTTTCCAGCAAAGCGTTGTAGCTCCAGAGTAGTGACCTTACGTGCACCTATATTAGACCCGTTTGATtattgtaaagctagctttcctgcAAGGCAATTCGCCCAACTAATGGGGGTGTAGTCATTTTCGCAAACAGCGTGTGCAAGTGCAATCATCATGGACATGATGGTTAGTACATACATGGATTTGCCAAAATGCCATCCTTGCTTCAAACAGCTTCGTGACTATGCACCCATAATTTCGATCAGTCTTGTGTTTAATTTATAAGTAAGCAGCATTAAAATTGTCAGACGGCGGGATTCAAACACAGGACGTCTGGTACAGAGGCCCGATATTAAGTTTTCACTTTTGGTATCAAAAATGATTATTTTTGAAGACTATTGGTCAAAATTTAGCATGGTGGCTGCTGTCTACGGTATCTAAATCAAGGCTTTTTACTCATCCAAAATGTTGTTGCGGTTGGCCTTTCAAAGCAATGTCGCAAACTTTCAGCTTATGAGTGCCTCGTGCTCATTGCCTCGCTTCTTTCTACAGAGATGCAGAGGATGCAGTGCAAGCCCGGGATGGCTATGACTATGATGGCTACCGCTTGCGTGTCGAATTCCCCCGGGGCTCGGCCCCCGGACGGGGTAGCATGGGACCTGGCCGCGGTAGGGGACCCCCTGCCCGGAGGTCTCAGTACAGGGTTCTTGTTTCAGGTGGGCTATGCTAGTTTGTTTCAGTGTGCACTAATTGCAATGTCAGCAGGGTTGTTTAGAGCACCATACATGCTCAGCGTTGGTGCCATCTACCAATAATGCTTGGTTTGAAATAACCTGCTTCTGGGCATGCCAGGCAAAGAAAGAGGTAGTTCCTTCAGTGTAGCTGCGTGTGCTCAGATGTTAGCTAGCTTGCATCTGGAGTTATTGGTGGGCTAGTGCCTGTCCAGCTCAAAGCACTTCAGAGGTCTATTGACTGTACATTACGATTGCAACAAATACTTGGTGCTACCACATTAGACATGAAAATTTTTTTGACATGAAAATTCCCTACCGAAGTTTTTATATTATGGGAGGACAGACCGTCGGTCGCAAATTCAGTCGGCTGCTCTGCACTAGATGGCTTTCATGCTTTGCCTAAGACACTTTACTCGCCTTAGGTGGCAGGCCCCAAAGATGCAGCACGGGCGCTTAATCTTTGCATGCGCCACCACAAAGAGCACAAATTGACTGCTGCACTGTCTATTCACCATATTTATTCGCaaaatgatcacacttttttggcAAAAAATTTATGCAATTTCAAGGGTGCGATCTttacgctggttaaatttcccgtgagaacaaatttttttcatcccgcatttgctgcgggttggcaacaggtcaacaaataggctgCTGCCAATATGTGTGCTGTGGGACAccaaacaaaaatggcggctggcggagcaagccgaatgtgATTATTTTCTTgcgagtacattacatgcattgaaacagtttcttctgtatcggTAATTAAtatgttaatatcggcaagtttgcggcaataacgtagccatgtctactttgaggggacagaaacagatggctGCGCTTAGCTttcagtgacatagaaacacatggccgggggctgcggaaactgcggcatctgtcttcactactctCCTAATACTGCACGTTTCCGCTAATAGTGGGCGAATATCTTGGgtgtgttacaagcgtcagcgtatgaatagggtacacttctaacgtatc
It includes:
- the LOC135910657 gene encoding sin3 histone deacetylase corepressor complex component SDS3-like isoform X3 is translated as MYLQDLANFASMHKESGNDVDCNDDNSVDCDDFLDHDDRDSDEDTEDASETDMVKQREEECTEIKEQMYRDKLATLKKQLAQLKDDTHPEYVKRLRKIEQLYQERLFMNEVFQCHEIERVEREYIHEKKAAVREFEEKKIDLRESLIMELEEKRRMVESERSTIELTGGRLAPCDSMEVKSVTTRKLRRRPNDPLPMPEKRRKTSPTQLNFLLDDGEILDDLKMLNKGKTPSLNKRLDFEEYGNVDHGSHAIEARIEDGKLFYERKCYQRGQSVCVDSKDMGRFFGVISAVGTSELWVKKTSDSGKVKIHLSQLLKGKVILRRKSAC
- the LOC135910657 gene encoding sin3 histone deacetylase corepressor complex component SDS3-like isoform X2, whose product is MYLQDLANFASMHKESGNDVDCNDDNSVDCDDFLDHDDRDSDEDTEDASETDMVKQREEECTEIKEQMYRDKLATLKKQLAQLKDDTHPEYVKRLRKIEQLYQERLFMNEVFQCHEIERVEREYIHEKKAAVREFEEKKIDLRESLIMELEEKRRMVESERSTIELTGGSSLPWCADSMEVKSVTTRKLRRRPNDPLPMPEKRRKTSPTQLNFLLDDGEILDDLKMLNKGKTPSLNKRLDFEEYGNVDHGSHAIEARIEDGKLFYERKCYQRGQSVCVDSKDMGRFFGVISAVGTSELWVKKTSDSGKVKIHLSQLLKGKVILRRKSAC
- the LOC135910657 gene encoding sin3 histone deacetylase corepressor complex component SDS3-like isoform X4; the protein is MYLQDLANFASMHKESGNDVDCNDDNSVDCDDFLDHDDRDSDEDTEDASETDMVKQREEECTEIKEQMYRDKLATLKKQLAQLKDDTHPEYVKRLRKIEQLYQERLFMNEVFQCHEIERVEREYIHEKKAAVREFEEKKIDLRESLIMELEEKRRMVESERSTIELTGDSMEVKSVTTRKLRRRPNDPLPMPEKRRKTSPTQLNFLLDDGEILDDLKMLNKGKTPSLNKRLDFEEYGNVDHGSHAIEARIEDGKLFYERKCYQRGQSVCVDSKDMGRFFGVISAVGTSELWVKKTSDSGKVKIHLSQLLKGKVILRRKSAC
- the LOC135910657 gene encoding sin3 histone deacetylase corepressor complex component SDS3-like isoform X5; translated protein: MYRDKLATLKKQLAQLKDDTHPEYVKRLRKIEQLYQERLFMNEVFQCHEIERVEREYIHEKKAAVREFEEKKIDLRESLIMELEEKRRMVESERSTIELTGGRLAPCGSSLPWCADSMEVKSVTTRKLRRRPNDPLPMPEKRRKTSPTQLNFLLDDGEILDDLKMLNKGKTPSLNKRLDFEEYGNVDHGSHAIEARIEDGKLFYERKCYQRGQSVCVDSKDMGRFFGVISAVGTSELWVKKTSDSGKVKIHLSQLLKGKVILRRKSAC
- the LOC135910657 gene encoding sin3 histone deacetylase corepressor complex component SDS3-like isoform X1 codes for the protein MYLQDLANFASMHKESGNDVDCNDDNSVDCDDFLDHDDRDSDEDTEDASETDMVKQREEECTEIKEQMYRDKLATLKKQLAQLKDDTHPEYVKRLRKIEQLYQERLFMNEVFQCHEIERVEREYIHEKKAAVREFEEKKIDLRESLIMELEEKRRMVESERSTIELTGGRLAPCGSSLPWCADSMEVKSVTTRKLRRRPNDPLPMPEKRRKTSPTQLNFLLDDGEILDDLKMLNKGKTPSLNKRLDFEEYGNVDHGSHAIEARIEDGKLFYERKCYQRGQSVCVDSKDMGRFFGVISAVGTSELWVKKTSDSGKVKIHLSQLLKGKVILRRKSAC